The following are encoded in a window of Kitasatospora sp. NBC_01250 genomic DNA:
- a CDS encoding helix-turn-helix transcriptional regulator, translated as MVRLFERHRELETLRDAFAECVAGAGQLVIITGGPGIGKTELLHEFANAAGKAGARLLTASGCARGRRRPMSAVRELLHSGELSAEVLEGSLSPDAGVNPASSTRYRAASVGLDHGAAQYAPETLLQAVTGPVLELAHERPVAIVIDDAHLLDTQSLQTLLYLLRRIRNKRIIVVCAGWEQSALADPLIHDGLSRQPHHRVRLAPLSEQGVTRMLAAQATGALPAELSATYHQVTGGNPMLVHALLDDGTQFGTELGEPVPGIAYRQAVLACLYRGEPRHLSVARALAALGDHAGARTAALLLSISPDAVQVVADLLGSIGLLDGYRFRLPAGASAVLSDLAPGERSRLHGEIARLLYLDGAPAPVVTNHLMAAGQVEEPWGLSVLRLASEQALAADEVEQSTGYLRLALRESTDEQERHTLSTALARAEWRVNPAAVTPHLQPLHRSVVGGELDTRDAATVVRHMLWHGETGLADEAVTALAASLDPGDAHVLAEVEFVRHCFYGVPRVSHRGDLAKMAALERATTGKVNTLWATVALLASGDISAESVSQVTEALQSGQVSDLKLELTVVSLLVIAVTGQAQTAIEVCEALLNDSVRRGWTTWQALLLSVRARIALLQGDPGTAAAKAAEALELLNSQAWGVLIGLPLATAIFANAALGRHEATTQLLRRKVPDGMFNTVFGVQYLRARGHHYLSTDRPFAALNDFETCGHLMRERNPDLQPLVPWRTDLAQANLQIGKTRIAKELAEEQAGQRHPLGTRSRAIALRVLAGTSQPRHRTTLLRESIDLLQTCGDRLELALAFADLSATYYELGDYARARLVARQAAEETGDGEPQPADEELPQSEPVPTDAPVAPSPAAPASPSPGPAAPAVADSASLLSDAESRVAVLAALGYTNREISGRIHVTVSTVEQHLTRVYRKLNVASRTELPSKLLDRQIPALPKHRPAGDRRPRQHPVVTKELPPLWRRLAL; from the coding sequence ATGGTGCGCCTATTCGAGCGCCACCGAGAACTTGAGACCCTGCGCGACGCATTCGCGGAGTGCGTCGCCGGAGCAGGACAGCTTGTCATCATCACCGGCGGCCCGGGGATCGGCAAGACCGAGCTGCTCCACGAGTTCGCGAACGCCGCAGGCAAGGCCGGTGCCCGGCTGCTGACCGCCAGCGGCTGCGCGCGCGGGCGGCGCCGGCCGATGAGCGCCGTCCGGGAACTCCTGCACAGCGGCGAGCTCTCGGCAGAAGTCCTGGAGGGCTCGTTATCGCCTGATGCCGGAGTCAACCCTGCATCAAGCACCCGTTACCGGGCGGCATCGGTTGGACTGGACCACGGCGCCGCACAATACGCCCCGGAAACCCTCCTCCAGGCGGTGACCGGACCGGTCCTGGAGTTGGCACACGAGCGTCCTGTGGCCATCGTGATCGACGACGCCCATCTTCTGGACACCCAGTCCCTGCAGACCCTGCTGTACCTCCTGCGGCGGATCAGGAACAAGCGGATCATCGTGGTCTGCGCCGGCTGGGAGCAGTCCGCGCTGGCGGACCCGCTCATCCACGACGGGCTCAGCCGCCAGCCGCACCACCGGGTCCGGCTGGCGCCGCTGTCCGAGCAGGGCGTGACCCGGATGCTCGCCGCCCAGGCCACCGGGGCGCTGCCCGCCGAACTCAGCGCCACCTACCACCAGGTGACCGGCGGGAACCCCATGCTGGTGCACGCCCTGCTGGACGACGGCACCCAGTTCGGCACCGAACTCGGTGAGCCCGTCCCGGGCATCGCCTACCGGCAGGCGGTGCTGGCCTGCCTCTACCGGGGCGAGCCGAGACACCTCTCCGTCGCCAGGGCGCTGGCCGCGCTCGGCGACCACGCCGGCGCCCGGACCGCCGCGCTGCTGCTGTCGATCAGCCCCGACGCCGTGCAGGTCGTGGCCGACCTGCTGGGCTCCATCGGTCTGCTCGACGGCTACCGGTTCCGCCTGCCCGCCGGCGCCAGCGCGGTGTTGAGCGACCTCGCCCCCGGTGAGCGCTCGCGGCTGCACGGCGAGATCGCCCGGCTGCTCTACCTGGACGGGGCGCCCGCACCCGTGGTGACCAACCACCTCATGGCCGCGGGCCAGGTCGAGGAGCCCTGGGGCCTGTCGGTGCTGCGGCTGGCCTCCGAACAGGCGCTGGCCGCGGACGAGGTCGAACAGTCCACCGGCTACCTGCGCCTGGCCCTGCGCGAGTCCACCGACGAGCAGGAGCGGCACACCCTCTCCACCGCGCTGGCGCGGGCGGAGTGGCGGGTGAACCCGGCCGCGGTGACCCCGCACCTGCAACCGCTCCACCGGAGCGTGGTGGGCGGGGAACTGGACACGCGGGACGCGGCCACCGTGGTGCGGCACATGCTCTGGCACGGCGAGACCGGCCTCGCCGACGAGGCGGTGACCGCGCTGGCCGCCTCGCTCGACCCGGGCGACGCCCATGTGCTGGCCGAGGTGGAGTTCGTCCGGCACTGCTTCTACGGCGTGCCCCGGGTCAGCCACCGCGGTGACCTCGCCAAGATGGCCGCCCTGGAACGGGCCACCACGGGCAAGGTGAACACCCTGTGGGCCACGGTGGCGCTGCTGGCCAGCGGAGACATCAGCGCCGAGTCGGTGTCGCAGGTGACCGAGGCCCTGCAGAGCGGCCAGGTCAGTGACCTGAAACTGGAACTGACGGTCGTCTCGCTGCTGGTCATCGCCGTCACCGGCCAGGCCCAGACCGCGATCGAGGTCTGCGAGGCGCTGCTGAACGACTCCGTGCGGCGCGGCTGGACGACCTGGCAGGCGCTGCTGCTCAGCGTCCGGGCCCGGATCGCCCTGCTGCAGGGTGATCCGGGCACCGCGGCGGCCAAGGCCGCCGAGGCGCTCGAACTGCTCAACTCCCAGGCCTGGGGGGTTCTGATCGGCCTGCCGCTGGCGACGGCGATCTTCGCCAACGCGGCCCTGGGCCGGCACGAGGCCACGACACAGCTGCTGCGGCGCAAGGTGCCGGACGGCATGTTCAACACCGTCTTCGGCGTGCAGTACCTGCGTGCCCGGGGACACCACTACCTCTCCACCGACCGGCCGTTCGCCGCGCTGAACGACTTCGAGACCTGCGGGCACCTGATGCGCGAGCGCAACCCCGACCTGCAGCCGCTGGTCCCCTGGCGCACCGACCTCGCCCAGGCCAACCTGCAGATCGGCAAGACCCGGATCGCCAAGGAGCTGGCGGAGGAGCAGGCCGGGCAGCGCCACCCGCTGGGCACCCGCTCGCGGGCGATCGCCCTGCGGGTGCTGGCCGGCACCAGCCAGCCGCGGCACCGCACCACGCTGCTGCGCGAGTCGATCGACCTGCTGCAGACCTGCGGCGACCGGCTGGAACTCGCGCTGGCCTTCGCCGACCTGTCCGCCACCTACTACGAGCTGGGCGACTACGCCAGAGCCCGCCTGGTGGCGCGTCAGGCCGCCGAGGAGACCGGCGACGGCGAGCCGCAGCCGGCGGACGAGGAGCTGCCGCAGAGCGAGCCGGTGCCCACCGACGCGCCTGTCGCCCCCTCGCCCGCCGCCCCGGCCAGCCCCTCCCCCGGCCCCGCGGCCCCCGCGGTCGCCGACTCCGCCTCGCTGCTCAGCGACGCGGAGAGCCGGGTCGCCGTCCTGGCCGCGCTCGGATACACCAACCGTGAGATCAGCGGCCGCATCCATGTGACGGTCAGCACGGTCGAGCAGCACCTCACCCGCGTGTACCGGAAGTTGAACGTCGCCAGCCGCACCGAGCTGCCGTCCAAGCTGCTGGACCGCCAGATCCCCGCACTGCCCAAGCACCGGCCGGCCGGCGATCGCCGGCCCCGCCAGCACCCCGTGGTCACCAAGGAACTCCCCCCGCTCTGGCGCCGGTTGGCGCTCTAG
- a CDS encoding IS1182 family transposase, whose amino-acid sequence MGEWSGETVGPDVWETCRGLIPVGSVFAFLAEHRGELFPAVMFADMYPSANGRPSMPPQILAAAIALQALHGLSDFETVQELRCDLRWKAACGLGLNDTAFDPSLLAYFRRRLARSPRPNRIFEAVREVVRATGVLKGKHRRALDSTVLDDAVATQDTVTQIIASVRAVIREVPGADAVAAVHCTAHDYTDPGKPRIAWNDEQARADLVDALVGDALRLLGHLPEQQLGEKAANAVGLLALVAGQDVEPAEDSDGRDGRWRITRGTAHDRMVSTVDPEARHVHKTRTHRQDGFKAHLAIEPETGLYTAVALRPGAGAEHHEAAVGLDLLADEDAPVDAFADTAYSTGDARQALEQQGHRLFLKPAPLRAAVPGGFTLDDFTIDTTAATVTCPAGHTVPLSDPGGRHQQRKATFAGLCTGCPLRERCTKARAGRTLTIRPHHDLLTAARRQAATDPDWQADYRRWRPPVERAVAWIVHRGNRRLRYRGTIKNDTWLHTRAAALNLRRLINLGLTHTGSTWQLTPATNA is encoded by the coding sequence ATGGGTGAGTGGTCCGGGGAGACGGTCGGGCCGGATGTCTGGGAGACGTGCCGGGGGTTGATCCCGGTGGGCAGCGTGTTCGCGTTCCTGGCCGAGCACCGTGGTGAGTTGTTCCCGGCGGTGATGTTCGCGGACATGTACCCGTCGGCGAACGGGCGGCCGAGCATGCCGCCGCAGATCCTGGCCGCGGCGATCGCGCTGCAGGCCCTGCACGGCCTGTCGGACTTCGAGACGGTCCAGGAACTGCGGTGCGACCTGCGGTGGAAGGCCGCGTGCGGACTGGGCCTGAACGACACCGCGTTCGACCCGTCGCTGCTGGCCTACTTCCGCCGCCGGCTGGCCCGCTCTCCCCGGCCCAACCGGATCTTCGAGGCCGTGCGGGAGGTCGTGCGGGCCACCGGTGTCCTCAAGGGCAAGCACCGGCGGGCGCTGGACTCCACCGTGCTGGACGACGCGGTGGCCACCCAGGACACCGTCACCCAGATCATCGCCTCCGTCCGGGCGGTGATCCGCGAAGTCCCCGGCGCGGATGCGGTCGCGGCCGTGCACTGCACCGCCCACGACTACACCGACCCGGGCAAACCCCGCATCGCGTGGAACGACGAGCAGGCCCGAGCCGACCTCGTCGACGCCCTGGTCGGCGACGCGCTGCGGCTGCTCGGGCACCTGCCCGAGCAACAGCTCGGCGAGAAGGCCGCGAACGCGGTCGGCCTGCTGGCCCTGGTCGCCGGGCAGGACGTCGAGCCCGCCGAGGACTCCGACGGACGCGACGGACGCTGGCGCATCACCCGGGGCACCGCCCACGACCGGATGGTCTCCACCGTCGACCCCGAGGCCCGGCACGTGCACAAGACCCGCACCCACCGGCAGGACGGCTTCAAGGCCCACCTCGCCATCGAGCCCGAGACAGGGTTATACACCGCGGTCGCCCTGCGGCCCGGCGCCGGAGCAGAACACCACGAGGCCGCCGTCGGACTCGACCTGCTCGCCGACGAGGACGCCCCGGTGGACGCCTTCGCAGACACCGCCTACTCCACCGGCGACGCCCGCCAGGCCCTGGAACAGCAAGGGCACCGACTGTTCCTCAAACCCGCCCCACTGCGGGCAGCCGTCCCCGGCGGCTTCACCCTCGACGACTTCACCATCGACACCACCGCCGCCACCGTGACCTGCCCCGCCGGACACACCGTCCCGCTCTCCGACCCCGGCGGCCGCCACCAGCAGCGCAAGGCCACCTTCGCCGGCCTGTGCACCGGGTGCCCCCTGCGCGAGCGGTGCACCAAGGCCAGGGCCGGACGCACCCTGACCATCCGCCCGCACCACGACCTCCTCACCGCCGCCCGCCGCCAGGCCGCCACCGACCCCGACTGGCAAGCCGACTACCGCCGCTGGCGACCACCCGTCGAACGCGCAGTCGCCTGGATCGTCCACCGGGGCAACCGCAGACTCCGCTACCGCGGCACCATCAAGAACGACACCTGGCTCCACACCCGAGCCGCCGCCCTCAACCTCCGCCGCCTGATCAACCTCGGACTCACCCACACCGGCAGCACCTGGCAACTCACCCCGGCAACCAACGCATAA